The Coregonus clupeaformis isolate EN_2021a chromosome 6, ASM2061545v1, whole genome shotgun sequence genome has a segment encoding these proteins:
- the LOC121568166 gene encoding forkhead box protein N1-like, translating to MTRCRLPSKHTIMSTDSPSSTFTPSANRSLTTTPALQASSLRTCEPPGSSLQQMAHSQCEESSSVSFTTAQRERESATYRQRNAAAETCRRHSIDGAMVTQSQRSNLGSGSADRFHPYRRQFSDGGVATDCLAPGPPGSRPFVCLREVEAPDSFTATHTSTSEEQTCWDPYNGSFQASRLMQGSQHSYPEPLAAPEEPSCFLSQGHASYSPLAPLQQFSPGVYSTSGQSKSSQYSLQCLATPTHQDSSMQSLFPKPIYSYSILIFMALRNSKTGSLPVSEIYKFMTEHFPYFKTAPDGWKNSVRHNLSLNKCFEKVENKIGNSSRKGCLWALNPAKIEKMQEELHKWRRKDPLTVRKSMARPDDLDRLLGERPENLKSLPSYHNQTPLSRSTTNYNPTPSSFTPSQPREPCRPLRRPLYPHVPPPSLTVNQHPRFLPPTTPHPFSFYSPCGQQPPSGIPPNVGTLGSTLVEQTPSTCTATMQAEYDVGPRSMQELQLDGDASNDIDTLNPSLTDLQLHGYLWEELREDSLAPDSLVAISPSPSSSQPTHFLLGSSLRSTGPVNQTSELISVGLGKEEEEDEEMGGGCGGPSDLHINGQYHTAYPGVESLAGYLTSMGNTPIPLL from the exons atgaccag GTGCAGACTTCCTTCTAAGCACACCATCATGTCTACAGACTCTCCCAGCTCCACGTTTACTCCCAGTGCCAACAGGTCCTTGACAACGACACCAGCCCTTCAGGCCTCCTCCCTACGCACCTGTGAGCCTCCAGGGTCCTCCCTCCAGCAGATGGCGCACTCACAG TGTGAGGAGAGCAGTTCTGTGTCATTTACCACTGCCCAGCGCGAGAGAGAAAGCGCCACCTACAGACAGAGAAATGCCGCTGCAGAGACCTGCAGGAGGCACAGCATTGATGGAGCCATGGTAACACAGAGTCAAAGGTCAAACTTAGGGTCAGGGTCGGCTGACCGCTTCCACCCCTACCGACGTCAGTTCAGCGATGGTGGGGTTGCCACGGATTGCCTGGCCCCTGGTCCCCCTGGGTCTCGTCCCTTCGTCTGTCTCAGAGAGGTGGAGGCTCCAGATAGCTTCACTgccacacacacatctaccaGTGAGGAACAGACATGCTGGGATCCATACAACGGGAGTTTCCAGGCTTCCAGACTGATG CAGGGCTCCCAGCACTCTTACCCAGAACCACTGGCTGCACCCGAGGAACCTTCCTGCTTCCTGTCCCAAGGCCATGCCTCCTACAGCCCCCTAGCCCCACTGCAGCAG tTCTCACCAGGTGTGTATTCTACCAGTGGACAATCCAAAAGTTCTCAGTACTCTCTCCAGTGCCTCGCCACTCCAACCCATCAGGACAGTAGCATGCAgtccctcttccccaagcccaTCTACTCATACAG CATCCTGATCTTCATGGCTCTGAGGAACAGTAAGACAGGGAGTCTCCCGGTTAGTGAGATCTACAAGTTCATGACTGAACACTTCCCCTACTTCAAG ACGGCTCCAGATGGATGGAAGAACTCGGTCCGCCACAACCTGTCTCTGAATAAGTGCTTTGAGAAGGTGGAGAATAAGATTGGCAACTCTTCGCGTAAGGGCTGCCTGTGGGCCCTCAACCCAGCCAAGATAGAGAAGATGCAGGAGGAGCTACACAAGTGGCGCCGCAAAGACCCCCTCACTGTCCGCAAGAGCATGGCCAGGCCGG ATGACCTGGATCGCCTGTTGGGGGAAAGACCAGAGAACCTGAAATCTTTACCTTCCTACCacaaccagaccccactgtcaagATCTACCACAAACTACAACCCTACCCCTTCCTCCTTCACTCCATCCCAGCCTCGAGAGCCCTGTCGCCCTCTCCGACGTCCCCTCTACCCCCacgtcccccctccctccctgacagTCAACCAGCACCCCCGCttcctgccccccaccaccccccaccccttctcCTTCTACTCTCCCTGCGGACAGCAGCCTCCATCGGGTATCCCCCCCAATGTGGGTACCCTGGGTTCCACCCTGGTGGAGCAGACACCCTCCACCTGTACTGCCACCATGCAGGCAGAGTATGATGTTGGGCCCAGGAGCATGCAGGAGCTACAGCTAGATGGAGATGCTAGTAACGATATCGACACGCTCAACCCCAGCTTGACTGACCTGCAGCtccacg GTTACTTGtgggaggagctgagagaggacagTCTGGCTCCTGATTCGCTGGTGGCAATCAGcccctcaccctcctcttccCAGCCAACACACTTCCTCCTGGGGTCCAGTCTGAGGAGCACCGGTCCTGTCAACCAGACATCAGAGTTGATCTCCGTCGGGCtggggaaggaagaggaggaagatgaggagatgGGGGGAGGATGTGGAGGTCCATCAGACCTCCATATTAATGGACAGTACCACACAGCCTACCCAGGTGTAGAGAGCTTGGCAGGTTACCTCACTTCCATGGGAAACACCCCCATACCTCTGCTTTGA